TCTAATTCTTCCACCACATATGAGTATTCGTCTATCACACCGTCGCACCACACCACAGGACACACTATCCGGACCACCTTTGCCGGAAAGACTTTTGATGTTTCACCTTGAAGACTCTTTAAACAAGACCGATTAACCGTCGGCTCTGATACCAGTATGAAAGAGCCCAGCAGCGGAAGCAACCCAAATATCCAACACAAGAATAATATGAAAGCACTCACAACATAATATGGTTGCAACTAtgaacaagcaaatatagcaagtaaagcaataacaagaatataccgagattttaacgtggaaaaccccctcaatgtgtgaggtaaaaaccacgagtcgtccacaccaatgaaatagctccactataatcaatTGAGGTATaagagtctcaaacaaagcacaaatCATGCATATAACCATCCAAAACATCAAAGTATCAAAGCTTACAAATGAGAAgcaaaagaagatgaaaaatacCCAAAAATAGAGCTGTTGTTCGAAGCCTATTTCTCTATCTGCAACCCACTAATCAAAATTTTCACCGTCtataatgaagaacaagatgagaaAAATCTTCAGTCCAAATTTTacgtcgatccaacggtgaacgaATGAGAAACTGCTATTTGAAATTTACTATTTTGCATAAAAACGAAAATTctgtttttcctcttctttctcactttaatgactacacacactctctctcaaaATGACTCCAAAATCTGATTAGGGTTGTGACGCACTGGGTGAGAAGAGACACCCAAAAAAAATTGGACTTGAGCCTCataaaggagagaaaaaaaaccCAACAAAAGTGAACGAATGGAAAACTGTTATTTGAAATTTACTATTTTGCATAAAAACGAAAATTatgtttttcctcttctttctcacTTTGATGACTACACACACTCTCTCAAAATGACTCCAAAATCTTATTAGGGTTGTGACACAATGGGTGAGAAGAGACACCCAAAAAAATTAGACTTAGACttcataaaagaaagaaaaaaaacacaaCAAATCTTCCTTTTTCGACTAGGTGGAGCCGTGGAGGCCATCACCCCAAAAAGCCTTTTTCATCCACAATAATTATTTACATGCTTCTTGAAATCTCTGAAGTTGTCTTACAGTAACAAGCTATTGAATTTTTCTTCTTATAAATtcctcactttttttttttactttcttcaATATGTAATTAATTTTATACACTACTTCTCGCATTTGCAAAATTAACAAACacatgaatttttttaaaaaaaatatagaaatagattaacaataaatgacaaaatttttaaaaagaaacataagtaaaaaaatacacaaattttttatcttaagcacgtaaatttttaaaagaaaacacaaaaatttgTGGATGAAGTTCATAATTCAGCTACACATTTATgttagtgatttttatttaagtaaattagTTGCTAGACTAAAttaaatttagttattaaaataatttattcacGCAGCAaagacaattaaaaaaaataaattctaattcttGAAATTAATTCTATCTATTTCTAGATTTTTCCAAACTTTAATACTCCAAGATTGTTGAagtttcatgttaaaaattttaatcGTTCATCTCTTTTTGCATGATCTAATGGTAGTTTCCAATTCTTAGTAAAACTTATTGTCTCTGCACATAATTAACAATCAACTTTTCTGAATCTTATTTCCTAAACTAACATCAATCCCTAATAGATCGCAAAGAGCTCCAAGCTTAAACACTAACAATCTCTAATCCAGTTTCTATAACCATTCCCTAAGGCACAACCAAATCCTGCTCTGTTGTCACAATCAAAAACACTTTCCATGACAATTGAATTTAGCATATCCAATTTTCCTTGGAATAAAAGCTCCTAGCCAAGATAAAAGTCTTGTCCCGGAATGGAATTCCTCTACTAACAGACGTGCACGGAAAGCAACCTTAGCTATAAAGGATGTCTCTTGAGCAAAaatcttcttatttctttctaaACTTCTCCataaacctaaaaaaaaaaaaatatattatgtaCCAtgcatattatttttaaaaaattagttctAATATTTATATTTGACTTCTCTTCTCATTTTATACTTGACCTATTTTTGGATGGAGCTCTATCTACAAAAGTAACAGTGTCAACCAGATGAATAAAGACCAATCACAATCTCTAAGACAATGCAAAATTGTTCCTACCTTAATCTAGTAATGCTTTAAACTTGGTTCGGATCATATATATAGGCTTCATTTACTAACTGGACAAGTGAGTTAATTACTCGACCAACTTAAGTTAATTTTTGAACatcttttttattgaatttttttgtgGTCTACAACTAGGGATGATAACGAGTCAGGATAGAGGCAGAAAATACCTTTTTGGTCTCCGTCTCCGCCCATAAATTTACTCTCCGTTCCTATCCCAATTCCCgccattgaaaaatattttctccctttttcatTTCCTGCAGATTCTTATTTCTCGCGGGTCCCATTTTCCATTTTCCTATATTGATCATTTATATGAAAGTTATAAAGATTAACGAAATCGGAACAAAATCTCTACTCAAGTCTTCACGTCTATCTCGAAAGAGTTTTGGTCCATCCTcatttttgcaaaaaaaaaattctccatCTTTAAATTCCTGTTTGAGACAATGCCCGAGAAAATCCTCCAAAAAGTTTTGCCATCCCTATCTACAACACACACTATTCACTTCCTAAATTTAACCTGAACTCGACCCCTGTGCCGCTCTCTAGGAGGCCAACAATTCCTCTATGCCATTGCCTCATCTGCTTTTTTTTAACGGCTTACTTGTAGAAATCATTTGTTTATTGGGCCTTTATCTTCTTGCCCGTAGTTTCTAGACAAAAATGTAGAAAACAAAAGAGCTTCATCCAAGAAAAATATGCTCTTATGAAGGACCCAAACATTGGAATTTAATTTCCATTGAACATTGACCCttggagaaaaaataaaaagactcGAGAAACAAGAGAGATTGTTTCCCTAAATTTGTCCAATATCTGTGTTCTAGTTGATATAATCTATGAAGATTATTCATGATAGATCTACTTAAAAGTCCATATTAAAATGGATATATATCAACTAACTAAATTCGACAAATATTAatgcaatatataataattaatattaactaaaaaaaataattatctaaCATTACTCATATATAAAATCAACGGTACATAATTAAATGAGTTGAAAGAATATGCAAAAAATTctcattaaaatataaaaaaataggaGCAAATTGACCAAAACATAAATTCAGAATTGGTGTaactactaactactaatgaaGAGTGTTAACGGTCaataaattttgtaatttatatttattaattagttattattaataattttaatggtataaaattttattcaaaaatgtGATATTACTTTTTCAATAAAATTGCAGGCGCTAAACTTTTTCACTACTAATAGACATTAGTGTCCAAAAAAATGACATACTAATGAGAATTGTTGTTGTAGTTGAGCTCTCTCTTGTGCATAGTGAGTGAGAATTGAGAAGTGAGGACACGTGACAATGAGTGTATCTAAAGCTTACAAATCATTGGTTATTTTCTCATCCAAATACCAACACCAAAGATAAGACGATAAGCCCACGTGGCAACAACACTCACTTCTTCTCTCTCACCCCACACATCAACACAACAAAACCaaactcctccttcttcttcttccccaaaCAACCAACCAACCATGGCTTCCCCAACTCTCATAACACCAACATCCACACCCAAATCGTCACTCCCACTAACAACCAACACTACAGTCAAACCCAAACCCTCCTCCACCAACAGCACATCACGCCGTGAACTCTTCTTCTCCATCACGGCGGTGTCATCGTCATTGCTGGCCGCCGTCCCTATTATGGTGGCACCAAGCGCGCTGGCTGCAGAGGACGAAGAGTACGTGAAGGAGACAGAGGAAGTGATAAACAAGGTGAGGACAACAATAACAATGGACAAGAATGACCCTAACGTGGCAGCAGCAGTTGCAGAACTGAGGGACACTTCAAACTCATGGGTTGCAAAATACAGAAGAGAGAAAGCGCTTCTTGGAAGAGCTTCCTTCAGGGATATGTACTCTGCTCTCAATGCCGTTTCCGGTCACTACATCAGTTTCGGACCCACTGCCCCCATTCCCGCCAAGCGTCGGGCCAGGATCTTGGAGGAAGTTGACACTGCTGAGAAGGCACTTAAGAGAGGAAGATGAACAGTAacacttttttcctttttcttcaaatcTCTAATTACAGTAAGAGCTTCAGAGAAACAAAAATATGTGAGTTCTGACCACTGTCTTCATATTGGTTATTTTgcataatttaattatatatgttATACAAGAAACTTAGGAAAGTAAATAAATGAAGGTCTGCAAGTTTGCATGGGATGTTATACATTTAGTgagttaattaaattaatttatcaaTGTTATTGCTCGCATCTCGTATTGATTAACACAAGATGTGAGACTTAAAGAAGATCCAAACGTAGTCTTAAGTTAGTTAGAAGCTTGCTGACTTGGCAGCtttctgtttttctgttattacGGTTAGTAGTTAGGAATTAGCACCCCTAGCCTACTCTATATATtagatttatttatcattctattCCTTTGAGATTCACCGTTCTGCAATCTATACGGTGAACATCAGATTCTCTTCTTGCTTCTTCTAAATTCTTGACTTGCTGGACACGATTTCACACAAGAATGATAAACTTAcctatgatttttaattttcctttttaatgTATATGTAAAAAAAGCTTATCTATAATGAAATAGTGATGCCGCTTTTGATTCAAAACTAATGCGGATATAAGAATGTGCATAAGAATGAGGTATCACTTCAGTAGTATTATATTCTCTGACAAATAAAACATATTGCCCGTATTTTACATCTTTAATTTCCGCTTGATTAGCTAGTCATATTAATTAAACTCGGCAATTCAAACAATGTTCAGGTACAACATTGCAATACAAAGCTTGCTTCTCTTTTATTAGGCCTTTTTTTGTCTTTTGGATTCGTTTATTATACATTACTAAAATAATTGAGTTAGGGCTAGTTTGGATACACAATTTAATTAAGATCTTTATTAAAAGAAGCTTAACTTATAAGAATTTATATTAATTtcctattatttatttatttatttatcatacAACTCACATACTCTTAACACATTCTGTTCTTGTTGAGATTGGACGGTGTATAACTCGTCCGCCGGTGAATACTTGTAAACTCTCCGTCAAGATGAGGTATACGTTGGCAATGAGAGAACAAtggggtgggtacctgcaaaagacactccgacgctcaagtcagtaagtgtttaagaggtataagaataattctatgaatacagaatgtaagacatgaaatagaaGTTATCATGATATAGAACTTATCATGTTGCTCCTGAGATTAGATATAGAAGGTTCCTTTTATAGGCATAGAATTGATGAATGATATTCATGTTATGACCGTTTGGTCATTAAAATTGAAATGATGGTCATTAAGTTGGTAATGAAGGTGTCGGTTACAAGAAAAGAATAAATGATAATTAACGCTGAAttataactcataatgcacaataaagaccgagttataaggtgacggatcacATTCTATTTAAGAGTTCTTAATCTATTGTATCTATTGAGATTCCGAAGATATGGTTTATGACACTTACATATTTGCCACCAATATGAGAGTCtcaccattttttttttttttggtcaaagaGTCTCACCATTTTAATTCTCTTATTTTTCCGTCGACTCTTTTTTTATTGGGTAAGTTATCGGGGCCTAAGCCCAAAGAAAACAGACACACACAAAAAAGGCCAATGCTACACGGAGAGGAGGGTTTTTGTCAGACTGTATTATTAATTTAAGTAGTTGACCCTgaccaaaaaacaaaaagtagttGACAACCTGTTGGGTTGACCTAgctgatgaaaaaaaaaatggaaacaaAAACTTTTTTTGGACCTAAAAAATTTTTTACACTAACTTTTCTCAATATACATTATTGACTTGCTAGTTGCTACTTATAGGTCACGGCTGGGGGCAGGTTAAACCCAATAGATGCATGGATATTTTTGAACACTTGAATTCAGACCTAATAGCTTCACCATTAACTCCCCATAAATGCAggataaaaatacaaaatcaatttaaattgaTGGAATACCAATTCACTCATTTGTTTAAATAACTATTGATGATTCAAATTCTATTGTGTATATGTGTCAACTTATTGACTAAAGATAGATCCTTAATTAAAATTTCGATTCGTAATGAATTAGTTCTTATTTTATTGAATTGAGAAATATTGTAAAAAaaacaaatacaataaaaaagGACAGAGGAGGggggaagagaaaaaaaaaaccaggaaatTAATGCAGCTTAAGGTAAGTCAGGGTTGTGTTAGGTACAGCCGTATAGGGCTGTGACCGCAATCCATGGCACATTGTATTATTCTTAAGACTTTAGTCATTAGATACTGAGCCCATGGTCATTATATATGTTCTCATCAGTCAAAACATGTTACAATACATTGTTAGGCATAGCATTATTATTCAATAATCCTATGGTTACAGCCCCTACCCGCACAaccaaaccaaaaataaaaaaaataaagtattatAGTAACTCATTTAAAAAGATACAATTAGTATAATGTTTTCTCCTTATTTTCCACAAGGAAGTTCTGAAGAAGAGGAACTATATATATTATTGTCCTTCTCTAAGACTCAAGGATGTCATAAAGCCTATAATTAGAAGTTACG
The DNA window shown above is from Arachis ipaensis cultivar K30076 chromosome B08, Araip1.1, whole genome shotgun sequence and carries:
- the LOC107611851 gene encoding photosystem II repair protein PSB27-H1, chloroplastic, producing MASPTLITPTSTPKSSLPLTTNTTVKPKPSSTNSTSRRELFFSITAVSSSLLAAVPIMVAPSALAAEDEEYVKETEEVINKVRTTITMDKNDPNVAAAVAELRDTSNSWVAKYRREKALLGRASFRDMYSALNAVSGHYISFGPTAPIPAKRRARILEEVDTAEKALKRGR